Part of the Chloroflexota bacterium genome is shown below.
GGTGATCACCTCTCGGGCAAAGGCCATCACCTCGAAGTGATCCTCTATGAAGCCGAATTCCACATCCAGACTGACATATTCGTTGATATGCCGGGTGGTGTCGTGGGGTTCCGCCCGGAACACGGGGCCGACCTCGTACACCCGCTCAAAGACGCCCACCATGATCTGCTTGTAGAACTGAGGGCTTTGGGCCAGGAAGGCCGGGCGTCCAAAATAGTCGATCTGGAAGACATTGGTGCCACTCTCGGTGGCAGAGCCCACAATCTTGGGAGTTTGTACTTCGGTGAAGCCACGCGCGGCCAACGTCGCTCGAAAGGCAGCCATCGCCGCCGCGGAAAGGCGGAATATCGCCCGGCGTTTCGGGTGACGATTGACCACGACAGCGTGATTCAAGAGTGTAGGCAAGCTCGCCTTGATCCGGCGCTTGTTGATCGGCACCGGCAGCGGTTCGGTCACGGGAGTGATCACCTCAATGCGCGGCTGGTGCAACTCGATCCCACCCGGCGCCTGGGGAGTCTCGACCACCAGGCCCTCCAGCGCGATAACGCTCTCAGGTCCACAGCCCCTGGACACAAGTGGATCGAGATCGCTATCGTCCTCCGTCACTGCCTGAACGATTCCCCAGCCGTCTCGCAATATGACAAAGTTGACACCGCCAAGCATTCTCAGGTTATGTAGCCAACCCTGCAGGCGAACGCGCTGCCCAATATGGGTTGCAATATCAGTGCTGCGTATGCGTTGCATCGGTCACTCCTTCCAAGGTGCGTGTCGCGACCATGAAAACTCGTTGGTTCCTTTACTTTGCCTGGTTTCGCCAGAGTCAAAAAACCCTCATCCTTTGGAGGACGAGGGTTTGAAAACCATCGTGGTGCCACCACCATTCACCCGTAAAAACG
Proteins encoded:
- the aspS gene encoding aspartate--tRNA(Asn) ligase encodes the protein MQRIRSTDIATHIGQRVRLQGWLHNLRMLGGVNFVILRDGWGIVQAVTEDDSDLDPLVSRGCGPESVIALEGLVVETPQAPGGIELHQPRIEVITPVTEPLPVPINKRRIKASLPTLLNHAVVVNRHPKRRAIFRLSAAAMAAFRATLAARGFTEVQTPKIVGSATESGTNVFQIDYFGRPAFLAQSPQFYKQIMVGVFERVYEVGPVFRAEPHDTTRHINEYVSLDVEFGFIEDHFEVMAFAREVITGILTTLAENHGAELDLLKALMPAVPDPIPHIHFADAQDLILERHGVDVRAEPDLSPQDERWLGQWAQEEHGSDFLFVTGYPMVKRPFYTHPDPQRPEYSNSFDLLFRGTELITGGQRLHCYDDYLAALDRQGYPAEPFETYLEIFRFGMPPHGGFAIGLERLLMQLLDLSNVRSATLFPRDLNRVTP